In Streptomyces sp. 840.1, one DNA window encodes the following:
- a CDS encoding tetratricopeptide repeat protein, producing the protein MRIRCPHRRFTGGPCEGAVQPTGYCDTCGRDESDPGLPPLPAAPEEHGPAGLLELPLLEPGTPAERLSAAERPVRIVMTCSAKACGVAFVPPYTAASPPQEGHCPRCGAPYSYRPELTKGGPPLQDQYRIRGPIAHGGQGWVYLAQDTHLEDLVAVKGLLNRYAERGAAQAGEERRSLVAIRHERIVQIRDFVSTRNADGTVSGGYIVMEDVGDRTLSAVVELTRQGDFVLDIEHVITYGCQILEALAHLHGMGFLYGDMKPSNVIHHRDGIKVIDLGGVRKAGATDPPPVITPWFAAPEMDGGKPLTVAHDLHTVGVTLGELAGWAVGDDVPGLGISSFRLVVERATAHAPERRFGSADDMAGQLRGVLREIRALRGKRDQPEPSDYFTPSTELLGVRLGSVPDYAHWLRRPLHGRRETPRSPALDSGLPTPTEIARRLPVPRPYPGDPQAARFGVSSYDPGQPLAQPSRGERSVEICLHNARLLLGQEGDEALAAAREQVEAAAGIPGPGPVREWRLSWHRGLVALRGADVLDDRRAMLDEALKQFSAVHRALPGEYAAKLALAYGAEQLGVEHLGEEGAASAGRSAYELFRAVHARNPSHVGAALGLARLALARGDRAAAIKVLDQVPDESRDHTVARIAAFRIRAARLAAGERPLPDEADIDACLALLAPTPGAHPPVVAGDEPAWLLRTELYEWKLDAVRAAAGGPKPRGRWARTGLPPPAVPGERDVRMELEQCYRWLARQRQAPAEYERLIDLSHAVRPQTRS; encoded by the coding sequence ATGAGGATCCGGTGCCCGCACCGCCGCTTCACCGGAGGCCCCTGCGAGGGGGCCGTCCAGCCCACCGGCTACTGCGACACCTGCGGCCGCGACGAGTCGGACCCCGGACTTCCGCCGCTGCCCGCCGCCCCCGAGGAGCACGGGCCCGCCGGACTCCTCGAACTCCCGCTGCTGGAGCCGGGCACCCCGGCCGAGCGGCTCAGCGCGGCCGAGCGGCCGGTGCGCATCGTGATGACGTGCTCGGCCAAGGCCTGCGGGGTGGCGTTCGTCCCGCCGTACACCGCGGCGTCACCGCCGCAGGAGGGCCACTGCCCCCGCTGCGGTGCCCCCTACTCCTACCGCCCCGAGCTGACGAAGGGCGGGCCGCCGCTCCAGGACCAGTACCGGATCCGGGGCCCCATCGCCCACGGCGGCCAGGGCTGGGTCTACCTGGCGCAGGACACTCACCTGGAGGACCTCGTCGCGGTCAAGGGTCTCCTCAACCGCTACGCGGAGCGCGGCGCGGCCCAGGCCGGTGAGGAGCGCCGCAGCCTGGTCGCGATCCGGCACGAACGCATCGTCCAGATCCGCGACTTCGTCAGCACCCGCAACGCCGACGGCACCGTGTCCGGCGGCTACATCGTGATGGAGGACGTCGGCGACCGCACGCTGTCGGCCGTCGTCGAACTGACCAGGCAGGGCGACTTCGTCCTCGACATCGAGCACGTCATCACCTACGGCTGCCAGATCCTGGAAGCCCTCGCCCATCTGCACGGCATGGGCTTCCTGTACGGCGACATGAAGCCGTCCAACGTCATCCACCACCGCGACGGCATCAAGGTCATCGACCTCGGCGGGGTCCGCAAGGCCGGTGCCACCGACCCGCCTCCGGTGATCACCCCCTGGTTCGCCGCCCCCGAGATGGACGGCGGCAAACCGCTGACCGTCGCGCACGACCTGCACACCGTCGGCGTCACCCTGGGCGAACTGGCCGGCTGGGCGGTCGGGGACGACGTGCCGGGACTCGGCATCAGCTCCTTCCGGCTGGTGGTGGAGCGGGCCACGGCACACGCCCCGGAGCGCCGCTTCGGCTCCGCCGACGACATGGCGGGCCAACTGCGCGGAGTACTGCGCGAGATCCGGGCCCTGCGCGGCAAACGCGACCAGCCCGAACCCTCCGACTACTTCACCCCGTCCACCGAACTCCTCGGCGTCCGGCTGGGTTCGGTGCCCGACTACGCGCACTGGCTGCGCCGCCCGCTGCACGGCCGCCGGGAGACACCCCGCTCGCCCGCGCTCGACTCCGGGCTGCCCACCCCGACCGAGATCGCCCGCCGGCTGCCGGTGCCGAGGCCCTACCCCGGCGACCCGCAGGCGGCCCGCTTCGGCGTCAGCAGCTACGACCCCGGGCAGCCGCTGGCCCAGCCCTCCCGCGGTGAGCGGTCCGTGGAGATCTGCCTGCACAACGCCCGGCTGCTGCTCGGCCAGGAGGGCGACGAGGCACTCGCGGCCGCCCGGGAACAGGTCGAGGCGGCGGCCGGCATACCGGGCCCCGGACCGGTCAGGGAGTGGCGGCTCAGCTGGCACCGGGGGCTCGTCGCGCTGCGGGGCGCAGATGTGCTGGACGACCGGCGGGCGATGCTCGATGAGGCCCTGAAGCAGTTCTCCGCCGTGCACCGGGCGCTGCCCGGCGAGTACGCGGCCAAGCTCGCGCTCGCCTACGGCGCCGAACAGCTCGGCGTCGAACACCTCGGGGAGGAGGGGGCGGCCTCCGCCGGGCGCTCCGCGTACGAGCTGTTCCGCGCCGTGCACGCCCGCAACCCCTCGCACGTCGGCGCCGCCCTGGGGCTGGCCCGGCTCGCCCTGGCACGCGGGGACCGGGCCGCCGCGATCAAGGTCCTCGACCAGGTGCCCGACGAGTCGCGCGACCACACCGTCGCGCGGATCGCCGCCTTCCGCATCCGGGCGGCGCGGCTCGCGGCGGGGGAGCGGCCACTGCCCGATGAGGCGGACATCGACGCCTGCCTCGCCCTGCTCGCCCCCACACCGGGTGCGCATCCCCCGGTGGTCGCGGGCGACGAACCCGCCTGGCTGCTGCGGACCGAGCTGTACGAGTGGAAGCTCGACGCGGTACGGGCGGCGGCCGGCGGGCCGAAGCCACGCGGGCGCTGGGCGCGGACGGGCCTGCCGCCCCCGGCCGTGCCCGGGGAACGGGACGTCCGGATGGAGCTGGAGCAGTGCTACCGCTGGCTGGCCCGGCAGCGGCAGGCGCCGGCCGAGTACGAGCGGCTGATCGACCTCTCGCACGCGGTCCGCCCGCAGACCCGCTCCTGA
- a CDS encoding serine protease → MGELRADWRLRLRRGGPDGEVCGAGVLLTQDRMLTCAHVVGEADARMWVEFAESPAIPPVAARVAPDGWLPGRDGHAHEDIAVLALDSPRPQAAPARLARRMERGQEVWIGGYSQAFDEGMWLTGRISGLHGAWVQLDAGRNVEVVRPGFSGAAVQTRGEGAGTDLVVGLVVSWRGDLELELPDENDLAFSYMIPVDRIAELVPLVAELSGPDGWDSGLSERLRAWFAGVDQPAVRVGVVPHGGGRDRTLQHQLHRAHLVHRGGRTRPEELVETLVRQLRPPRHQRNAYRDWLLEGGDEPERSLAGSPAGSGPVLAVIGLDEDPDPGALVSLLTRVRALGFRLLVIFRSGEGAALDAVGRDLLVPALEERAEVLVRRTERSEREWVRLSGLLDSASLVPRPAVDAATRRRQLHALRSVADPGERLAALKQLLRELRGDLDERSRSRPPELPGQRTGPGPAGRA, encoded by the coding sequence ATGGGGGAGTTGAGAGCGGACTGGCGGCTCCGGTTACGCCGCGGCGGTCCCGACGGCGAGGTGTGCGGGGCCGGCGTGCTGCTGACCCAGGACCGGATGCTGACCTGCGCGCACGTCGTCGGGGAGGCCGACGCCCGGATGTGGGTGGAGTTCGCCGAGAGCCCCGCGATCCCGCCGGTCGCCGCCCGGGTCGCACCGGACGGCTGGCTGCCCGGCCGGGACGGGCACGCCCATGAGGACATCGCCGTGCTCGCGCTGGACAGCCCACGCCCGCAGGCGGCCCCCGCCCGGCTGGCGCGGCGGATGGAGCGCGGCCAGGAAGTGTGGATCGGCGGCTACTCCCAGGCCTTCGACGAGGGCATGTGGCTGACCGGCCGGATCAGCGGGCTGCACGGTGCGTGGGTGCAGCTCGACGCCGGCCGGAACGTCGAGGTGGTACGCCCCGGCTTCAGCGGCGCGGCCGTCCAGACCCGGGGCGAGGGAGCCGGCACCGACCTGGTCGTCGGTCTGGTGGTGAGCTGGCGCGGCGATCTGGAACTGGAACTGCCCGACGAGAACGACCTGGCGTTCTCGTACATGATCCCCGTCGACCGCATCGCCGAACTCGTGCCGCTCGTGGCCGAACTGAGCGGGCCCGACGGCTGGGACAGCGGGCTGTCCGAGCGGCTGCGCGCCTGGTTCGCGGGCGTCGACCAGCCCGCCGTGCGGGTCGGGGTCGTCCCGCACGGCGGCGGCCGGGACCGTACGCTGCAGCACCAGCTCCACCGGGCCCACCTCGTCCACCGGGGCGGGCGCACCCGGCCGGAGGAGCTCGTCGAGACACTGGTGAGGCAGCTGCGGCCGCCCCGCCACCAGCGCAACGCCTACCGCGACTGGCTCCTGGAGGGCGGCGACGAGCCGGAGCGCTCGCTGGCCGGCTCCCCGGCCGGCTCGGGCCCGGTGCTCGCCGTGATCGGCCTGGACGAGGACCCGGACCCGGGCGCACTGGTCTCCCTGCTGACGCGCGTGCGGGCGCTCGGATTCCGGCTGCTGGTCATCTTCCGCAGCGGCGAGGGAGCGGCGCTGGACGCGGTGGGCCGGGACCTGCTGGTACCGGCCCTGGAGGAACGGGCCGAGGTACTGGTGCGCAGGACCGAGCGCTCGGAGCGCGAGTGGGTCAGGCTCAGCGGCCTGCTCGACTCGGCGTCCCTGGTCCCCCGCCCCGCCGTCGACGCGGCCACCCGCCGCCGTCAGCTGCACGCCCTGCGGTCGGTCGCCGACCCGGGGGAGCGGCTGGCCGCGCTGAAACAGCTGTTACGCGAGCTGCGCGGTGACCTCGACGAGCGGTCGCGGTCAAGGCCCCCGGAGCTGCCGGGGCAGCGCACCGGCCCGGGTCCGGCGGGGCGCGCATGA